A single region of the Nicotiana sylvestris chromosome 6, ASM39365v2, whole genome shotgun sequence genome encodes:
- the LOC104239221 gene encoding protein MIZU-KUSSEI 1-like, with product MKTIMAKNFQDLSSKKQFSWTTKVSNEKQQVAAEDPFLKASSNTNNTEDVKAENIKLSPLKHPEISTSKSSSLNTIHGNKIEKKLVQESATTRRKAVARLKSVLTSLGRNKGYFQQGLGTKVVGTLFGHKKGHVNFAFQKDPNSQPAFLVELAIPISGLVREMASGLVRIALECDKEEEKKSTRLIDEILWRTYCNGKKCGFATRKECGPKELQILKAVEPISMGAGVLPEESGESLDSGDVMYMRAKFERVVGSRDSEAFYMMNPDSDGAPELSIYLLRV from the coding sequence ATGAAGACAATCATGGCAAAGAATTTCCAAGACCTGTCCTCAAAGAAGCAGTTCAGCTGGACAACTAAAGTCAGCAATGAAAAACAACAAGTAGCAGCAGAAGATCCATTCCTTAAAGCCTCCTCAAACACAAACAACACTGAAGATGTAAAAGCAGAAAACATAAAGTTATCTCCTTTGAAACATCCAGAAATCTCAACCTCCAAATCTTCTTCCTTAAACACTATTCATGGAAACAAGATAGAGAAGAAGTTAGTTCAAGAATCTGCTACAACAAGGAGGAAAGCAGTGGCCAGGCTAAAATCTGTACTAACATCACTTGGTAGAAACAAAGGATATTTCCAACAAGGCCTAGGAACTAAAGTTGTGGGCACCCTTTTCGGACACAAGAAAGGACATGTAAATTTTGCATTTCAGAAAGATCCCAATTCACAGCCAGCTTTCTTGGTAGAATTAGCCATCCCTATAAGTGGATTAGTCCGAGAAATGGCATCCGGATTGGTTAGGATTGCATTGGAATGTGACAAGGAGGAAGAGAAGAAATCAACTAGGCTAATAGATGAGATTTTGTGGAGGACTTACTGTAATGGGAAGAAATGTGGCTTTGCAACAAGAAAGGAATGTGGTCCAAAAGAATTGCAGATTCTGAAAGCTGTGGAGCCAATATCAATGGGTGCTGGTGTTTTACCAGAAGAGAGTGGTGAGTCTCTTGACTCAGGGGATGTGATGTATATGAGGGCGAAGTTTGAGAGAGTAGTGGGATCTAGAGATTCAGAGGCATTCTACATGATGAATCCTGATAGCGATGGAGCTCCTGAACTTAGTATTTACTTGCTCAGAGTTTAA